ttctgtctaATCCTTTTGGAGTAAAATTATGTTGTAGCCTTCATCAGCAATGACGCCTTTTCAGTTTTCGTTTGTTACATGCTGATATATTTGACAAATATTTGCCCCTTCTTCTCCTATTAGATATGCTTAGGCAATGACACtctttaacaaaaacaaatatgttGTTCGTCACTCTTATATTTTACGAGAACTAATATCGTTCAATTCTTCCCGACGTTTTTCAGGGTGAAGATATCATCCAGTCTAATTTTCCCTAGTTTCGATCTTATCATATCATCTACAACGACAAAGCCACCGGTAGAAGAAATCTTGAATATATTATATGTCATTAATTGAGGAGGTAAATCTTGAATAGCAAGTGCAGTTATTCCACTTTTGTGCCTGTTTTTTATAGCATATGGCGGTTCTTACACCTGTAACTTCAAAATTTGGAGCAAAGTATCGTTCTCTAGCTCCTTTTAGATTTCTAAGGGGTTTGGCATGTCTACTGGTTCTGGTTTCATCAGCATTTGTAACATTGGTCTTCTTTGGCTTTATCAGTGCTGTTATAGTGCGACTTTTTAGCATCGGTTACAGCAGGAAAACAACATCAGTTTTCTTTGGTGCTTGGCTAACTTTGTGGCCCTTTCTATTTGAAAAAATCAACAAGACTAAAGTTGTGCTCTCTGGAGATATCGTTCCTTCAAGAGAACGGATCTTACTGATAGCGAATCACAGAACTGAAGTCGACTGGATGTATTTATGGGACCTTGCATTGCGGAAGGGATGCATTggatacattaaatatatacTAAAGAGCAGCTTGATGAGACTTCCAATTTTTGGTTGGGCATTTCACATACTGGAGTTCATCCCGGTGGAAAGGAAGTGGGAAGCTGACGAGTCAAATATGCGTCGAATGCTTTCTACATTCAAGGATCCCCAAGATCCTCTCTGGCTTGCTATTTTCCCCGAAGGCACTGATTTTACGTAAGCCACTTGTTAATGGATTCTCATTTTACATTGAGAAGTGATTTTTATACAGTcaaatttagacatttttttaaGTGGTTAATGCAATTCAAATAGGGAGTTAATTACGTTCGGTAGATGATTAATGAATATATCATATGgcgaaactcattaaccacgaATTTGATAATTTTCAGGTGTTCAATTTAGCACTTGAAAATTGTAGTTAATCACGTCCAAGTTCATGGTTAATGAGTTCTGACACCTGGTATATCCATTAACTATCTACTGATATCTGTGAACGTATTTAACCACCTATTTGAATTGTGTTTACCACTCATACTTTAATTTGTAGCATGAATTTCTTTATCCTTAAGTATGAGTTGATGTAGCATATGTAACTTTTTCTGTCTGTGTACTCCTTTGATGATTTCTTGTCAtcaatctttttcttcttgtaGTGAACAGAAGTGCATTCGAAGTCAAAAATATGCTGCTGAACACGGTTTACCGATTCTGAAAAATGTTTTACTGCCAAAAACCAAGGGCTTTTGTGCCTGTTTGCAAGAGTTGGGAGGCTCTCTAAATGCAGGTTGTTCTCTCTGTCTTTGTTTTCCATGTATATCTATTATCTAATTATCAGTTAACTAAAACAgtgattttatttctttatagACCTTTTGTAGTTTGTTAATTGAAATGTGTCAAATTCATGTTATCGTATCGCTAAGACAGTTTTAACTTTAAATTGTCAGTTTACGATGTTACGATTGGCTACAAATACCGCTGCCCGTCTTTCTTGGACAACGTCTTTGGAGTGGATCCTTCCGAAGTTCATATCCATATCAGCCGCTTTCCCATCGATTGTATCCCGACATCCGAAGACAAAATCTCCACGTGGCTGATGGATAGATTCCGGATTAAGGACCAGTTGCtttacaattttcaatttcaaggTCAGTTTCCTGATCAAGCAAAAGAGAGTGACCTTCCTACTGTGAAGAGCATTATAAACTGTGTGATAGTTATCACATTGACCGGCTTATGCATGTACTGCATTTTTTCCTCTGTCTGGTTTAAAATTTATGTATCTGTAGTCTGTGCTTATTTGGTTCCGGCTACATATTTCAACATTCGGCCGCAACCTGTTCTTGAACTTTTTAAGATGTGATCTAATTGAGACATCTTGAATACTTGAATATTTTGCGAGGTTGAGATTCATGTCTGATTCTAGTTGTAATATTAACACTGTAATATCGGATTCGGAGATTGTTTACTCGGCCCTGGCGTTGGAGAGTGTTTCATCAAATGTTCTTTGAGTTTGAGGTTAAGattacaaatagttttttttttttcttcttctctctaTTATGCTGCCACACTTTATACTTCCCAAGAAGTGCAAGTAATTAACATAAACATAGTTATCTATGAAACAAAGAATAGAACCAGTGAACCAAAACATttaactcaagtggttaatgagctccttACAACGAATTGTTTGGGAGAATCCGTGGTTGATTTTTTATGGAAACAATTCTTggacaaattttatttatctcacGGCTGAACTCTGAATACCGGAGTCCATTCTCCTGAGAACAAAGAattaattggaaaaaaaaatagaaccatCAAGTTAGTACCAAGAAGACTAACTACAAGATAATAAGAGGGAAAATAGTGTGCCAACAAAAGAAGACCCCACTTCATGTTGGTTCCTCATATAAAGAGAATCTTCAATGGATGATTCTTAAatctttttaatatattaatgagatTTATGATGGATGATCCCAAAACATGTTATTGTAGTATTCTTAGTATTACTGTGTTTGTCTTTTCCAATGATTAATTTACTTTGTCTTCATCAAAGATGTTTGACAATTTGAAAGGGAATTCATTCACACTTtcatttaaattcaattttaataaatataatttagaaAATCAATCCTATTCAAATATTACATTTGACAAATGTTGATCCACACACATGCACACGAGACACGAACATATACACACAACAAGTGGAGTATCTTCATCAAATGCATAATCTATTTTTGCCAGATGAAGATGCATATGTGAAAGAGTATTTTCCAAAGTTGTTGAGGACACAAACAAAACTGTAGTATCTTTCTAAAATGATTAATCTATTGAAACTTTTTTCTCACcctattttttaaattctaCTCCTGTCTGGATTTACCTATACGGACAAAAAATCACCATTTTGCTAGAGTTATATCAACCCATATGcaagaaaaaaaagagtatacCAAGAGTCTCATAACAAATGAGAGATGacttgaagtttttttttttgttgacaatagaGATGACTTAAAGTTATATTTATAAATCGATACAATTTTTGTCTGGATTGATAAATCTAGAGGGGTGGTGAGGTAAAGGTAGCTAGATCTCTAGCTAGTTTATTTTCTCCGATTTGAAAGTGATtctcaagtgttggttgatgctattcgtACCAAACGGCGAAGCAATTCAGAATTTCTTTCAACCGTTAATAAAATTATTCTTattatgttatcatgtgtgaactttgaagttaagtttattaggagacaggtgaattcggttgctcacactttagctagggcggccaattcttgcactaattttcatagatttgagattactTCGTGTATTGAAGttttaataattaatgaaatgcattttggttaaaaaaaatatttaattgatatacaGGTTAGATttttttgtaaccaaaaaaaacaatttagatTTCTTTACCTTGCTAATTAATCATAATTATGGGATGattaaaatatttgactttGATTATATATCTCCTATCTACTTTAAAATTCATACAAATGACGAGTTGTAATAAGTTGAaggtgtaaaatatttttctctAACTGTGcatcaaaattatattctttataAAACGATATATTCTTTTTTAAGAGAAATCAAATGTTAGGCCTAAAGCGAAGTTTGTGAGACCATATTATCTAAGAGGTAAGATTTAAGTGAGAAAAAGTAAAAATGTTGTGAATTTGTGATGGTCGCCGTCTATGGAATTTGGATTTTGGACGGTCGCCGTCTATGGAATTTTCCATTTTTCATATGgtgaatgaaaataatattttttttgtgtggaaGAAGCC
This portion of the Trifolium pratense cultivar HEN17-A07 linkage group LG3, ARS_RC_1.1, whole genome shotgun sequence genome encodes:
- the LOC123913119 gene encoding probable 1-acyl-sn-glycerol-3-phosphate acyltransferase 5 isoform X1 gives rise to the protein MAVLTPVTSKFGAKYRSLAPFRFLRGLACLLVLVSSAFVTLVFFGFISAVIVRLFSIGYSRKTTSVFFGAWLTLWPFLFEKINKTKVVLSGDIVPSRERILLIANHRTEVDWMYLWDLALRKGCIGYIKYILKSSLMRLPIFGWAFHILEFIPVERKWEADESNMRRMLSTFKDPQDPLWLAIFPEGTDFTEQKCIRSQKYAAEHGLPILKNVLLPKTKGFCACLQELGGSLNAVYDVTIGYKYRCPSFLDNVFGVDPSEVHIHISRFPIDCIPTSEDKISTWLMDRFRIKDQLLYNFQFQGQFPDQAKESDLPTVKSIINCVIVITLTGLCMYCIFSSVWFKIYVSVVCAYLVPATYFNIRPQPVLELFKM
- the LOC123913119 gene encoding probable 1-acyl-sn-glycerol-3-phosphate acyltransferase 5 isoform X2; this encodes MYLWDLALRKGCIGYIKYILKSSLMRLPIFGWAFHILEFIPVERKWEADESNMRRMLSTFKDPQDPLWLAIFPEGTDFTEQKCIRSQKYAAEHGLPILKNVLLPKTKGFCACLQELGGSLNAVYDVTIGYKYRCPSFLDNVFGVDPSEVHIHISRFPIDCIPTSEDKISTWLMDRFRIKDQLLYNFQFQGQFPDQAKESDLPTVKSIINCVIVITLTGLCMYCIFSSVWFKIYVSVVCAYLVPATYFNIRPQPVLELFKM